The following coding sequences are from one Paenibacillus tundrae window:
- a CDS encoding TerC family protein, whose translation MELSLLLEYGWVLAVLVVLEGLLAADNALVLAIMVKHLPDDKRKKALFYGLLGAFIFRLGSLFLISFLVDVWQVQAIGALYLLYISINHIVKKIMGSRNKTDEAADQSPKKPKKQAGFWMTVFKVEVADIAFAVDSILAAVALAVALPPSGLAPIGGLDGGQFIVIFLGGFIGLVIMRFAASFFVKLLHSRPGLEVAAFVIVGWVGVKLSVITLAHPSLGVLDEHFPENKIWKFGFYIVLIAIAVCGWFFSSKVPEKENENPVEELEQQAGK comes from the coding sequence TTGGAGTTGTCATTATTATTGGAGTATGGATGGGTACTTGCCGTCTTAGTTGTCCTGGAGGGATTGCTGGCAGCAGATAATGCATTGGTGCTCGCGATCATGGTTAAACATTTACCAGATGATAAACGCAAAAAGGCGTTGTTTTATGGTTTGTTAGGAGCATTTATATTCCGTTTGGGATCGTTGTTCCTAATCTCGTTCCTCGTTGATGTGTGGCAGGTTCAAGCGATTGGTGCGCTGTATCTCTTGTATATCTCCATCAACCATATCGTTAAGAAGATAATGGGTAGTCGTAACAAAACCGATGAAGCTGCTGATCAGTCCCCGAAGAAACCGAAGAAGCAAGCTGGCTTCTGGATGACAGTCTTCAAGGTAGAAGTAGCGGACATTGCATTTGCTGTAGACTCCATCTTGGCCGCTGTTGCACTTGCTGTTGCGTTGCCGCCAAGTGGATTAGCACCTATTGGTGGTCTGGACGGCGGACAGTTTATCGTTATTTTCTTGGGAGGATTCATCGGTCTCGTGATTATGCGATTTGCCGCTTCCTTCTTCGTTAAATTGTTGCATTCCCGTCCTGGTCTTGAAGTAGCTGCTTTTGTTATCGTAGGTTGGGTTGGAGTTAAGCTTTCAGTTATCACACTTGCACACCCTTCTCTGGGCGTACTGGATGAGCATTTTCCAGAAAATAAAATTTGGAAATTCGGATTCTATATTGTCCTGATTGCCATTGCCGTTTGCGGCTGGTTCTTCTCTTCCAAAGTACCGGAAAAAGAGAACGAAAATCCGGTCGAAGAGTTGGAGCAGCAAGCAGGAAAGTAA
- a CDS encoding DUF3817 domain-containing protein: MLHSTMGRFRLLMWLQGLSYLLLLFVAFPLKNAGIMPQAVTWFGNLYGFLFLLYLLIVVSMHTSQKWRIRRSLALFFISFIPLGNFVYDFVVFRKMVR; this comes from the coding sequence ATGTTACATTCAACAATGGGTCGCTTTCGATTGCTAATGTGGTTGCAGGGACTCTCTTATTTGTTATTGCTTTTTGTTGCTTTTCCATTGAAGAATGCCGGGATTATGCCGCAGGCTGTGACGTGGTTTGGTAATCTGTATGGTTTTCTTTTCTTGTTGTATCTGCTGATTGTGGTCAGCATGCATACTTCGCAAAAATGGCGTATACGCCGATCATTGGCGCTATTCTTCATTTCGTTTATTCCGCTCGGAAATTTTGTATATGACTTTGTGGTTTTTCGCAAAATGGTTCGTTAA